The Morganella morganii sequence TCGCAGATCCGGAACCGGCCGAAAAGTAATCGCCCGTGAGCGTCAGTTTATCCTGCGCCTCGCTCATGAATTTAAACGGGCGGACTGGCGCAGGATGCTGGCGGATATGACGGCAACAGAGCTGGGGGACTGGTACACCTATTTCGGGGTAACGCCATTCACTTATCAGCTGATTGATCTGGAGTTCGCCGCACTCAGTAACACCGTGGTGTCGCTGGTGGGCGGCAGCAAAGACCTGTCGCTGAATGATTTTCTGTTACTGAAACACAGCGAAGAAACCGGTGAGACTGACGACTCACTGTTAATGACAGCAGGCGAGGGGATCGCCGGGGGAGTACGTTATGAGCCAGCAGATAGCTGATCTGGTCATTAATCTCAGTGCGGACAGCACCACATTCACTGAGCAGGTTGGACGCGTCGAACGTCAGTTATTGCAGGCTGCAGCCAGTGCGGATGCGTCAGCTGAGCGTATGCGTAAATTTGCCGAAGGGCAGTCAGCAGCGGTTAATCAGGCAGCGAACAGTACACAGGCCACACTGAAAACGCTGGATGAGTCTCAGATATTCAGTGCTGATAAGTTTGTTCAGAAATGGAAAGCCGCGGCGCGTGAAATTGACAGCATGCACCGCCGGATGAATGAACAGATCAATAACAGCAGGCAGAAAGATTCGGCCGGTCGGGATCTGGCGCGGCAGCAGGATGCCATGACCGAAAGTTTCTTCCGTCAGATTGATGCGGTAAAGAAGACCGGCAGCGGGCTTGAACAACTGGCTGTCATTCAGACAAAACTGAACCAGGCGCAGCGTGCCGGTACCATTTCGCAGCAGGATTATCTGACCCTGATCTCATCCGTCACGCAGCGCACAACAGAGTTACGCCGTGCGGATGAAAACCTGACGCAGCAGAAAACCCGGTTTATTCAGCGCCTGAAAGAACAGGTAGCCACACAGAACCTGTCCCGCAAAGAAATGCTGCGTTACCAGGCGGCGCAACTGGGCGTCAGTTCATCAGCGGATATCTATATCAATAAACTCCGTGACAGCAACAAAGAAACGGAGAAGTTTAAGAATAACAGCAAACTACTCAGTAACGGGCTTAACAGTCTTGCCAGTCAGTTCGGGATGTCAGGGTTACTGCGCGGCGGTATATGGGGTGGGATCATATCCGGCATCGTGGGTGCAGGTAAGGCTGCATACGATGCGGAATCAGAGTTTACCAACTTCAATAAACAGCTGATCCTGACCGGTAATTATGCCAATAAAACCGCATCTCAGCTTAATGAAATGGCACGGACACTGTCCGGCGGCGGCATAACCCGCCATAAAATGGCAGAAACATTGTCAGAGGTAGTCGGCACAGGCCTGTTCCGGGATAACGAATTAACCCGCGTATCGAAAGCGGCTGCACAGATGAACTATATCACCGGCCAGTCAGTGGAAACCACGATCAGCCAGTTCAAACGCCTGCAGGACGAGCCGTTACAGGCCTCACTGGAACTGGAAAAGGCCAATCATCACCTGACCGCCGCACAGCTTGAGCAGATCCGCACACTGGAATTACAGGGTGATAAAACCGCCGCTGCCCGCCTGGCGGTGGATGCTTACGCTCAGGCCATTAATGATGGCGCCACGGATATAAGTAATAACCTCGGGTATCTTGAATCTGCGTGGGTTACCTTGCGGGATGCGGCAGGAAAGGCCTGGGACACCATGCTCGGGCTTGGCAGAAAACAGACACTTGATGAAGAAATCCGTGATATTGAAGATTCGCTTAAGCGGATGTCGGACTCTCCATGGTCGGTTAACAGCTCGGTTAACTCAGAGCACCTTAAAAGCAAGCTTTCCTCGCTGAAAGAGCAAAAGTTTAAAGAAGACTTAGATAAAGCTCGTGCGCAGGCCGACAAAAATAATGAACAGATAGAAGTTAACAGGATCAGAATAAGGCAGGAAAATTTTTTAAAAAATGCCACCTGGGAGGAAAAACAAAAAGCTGACCTGGCTAAACTGGAAAAAGACAGATGGGCATTATCGGAAGACGAATATGAAAATGCTAAGCGAATGATCGCTTGGCGAAATAGACCAAGGGATAAACCGCGAGAAAGAAAGGGGAAGGGGTACCAGGTAGGCGAAGGTACCAAAGCCGAAGAGCAGGCCATTAAAGAGCAGGTAGCCCTGGAGTCAAAGCTCCGCGTCCTGAAAGAGCACAAATCAGTCACTGATGTGATCAGCGCTGAGCGTAAAAAACTATGGGAAATGGAAGCGCAGATCGCCATTACCGAAGAGGCCAGGGGTAAGCGGCAGTTAACCAAACAGGAACAGGCACTTCTGGCTAATAAAGCGGCGGTACTGGCTCAACATGAGAAACTGGCTCTGCTGGGTGATGAAGTTGTTGCACAGGAACGCCTGAATAAACTTCAGGATCAGGCAGATAAATACGTTAAGCAGCAGACTGAAAAGCAAAATGCGATCCGTGATGCTATCGGTAAATCCTCGCGTGAGGCACAGCAGGCGCTTGAACGGTCGCAGATTCTATCCGCACATCAGGATAATCCGCGATTGAATGACATGCTTGAGTCTCAGGCGGCAACATATGCAGCGGAAGAGGAAAAACGCGCTAACTGGCTGGCTGGGGCACAGACTGCATGGGGTGATTACCGTGATGCCGCACTGGATTCAAATGCTCAAATCCAGAATGCAACTATGGCTGCACTGAACGGATTCTCAACTGAGCTGACATCCGTTCTGACAACCGGTAAGGCTAATTTCCGTGAGTTCACTACATCGATACTGAAAATGCTGACAGAAATTTTTGTTAAAAAGTCGATTGTCATGGGGATGGATGCAATGGGATTTAACTTCACGGCGAACGCAAACGGCGGCGTTTATAACTCTCCGTCACTGAGCGCATACAGCGGACAAGTGGTTCGTACGCCAACGATGTTTGCTTTTGCGCATGGCGCTGGTGTTATGGGGGAAGCCGGACCAGAAGGAATCTTCCCGTTACGGCGCGGTGTTGACGGAAAATTAGGCGTGGTGGCTAAACTGGCTGGTGGAGGTGGGGAACCTCTTATTCAGAATAATTATTTCACTATCAATAATGACGGCAGCAATGGACAGATGGGCCCGCAGGCAACTCAGCAGATCCTGAAGTTAGTTGAACAAAAAACCAAACAGGTATTAGCATCAGAACGCCGTCCGGGCGGAGCGATGGGGTAACAATGGAAATATTCACCTGGAAAGTAAAACCCGGCATGAACATAGAGAGCGAACCCCGTGTTCGCTCTGTTCGTTTCGGTGATGGCTATGAGCAGCGCCGCCCTGACGGCTTCAATACTAATCTTGAAAAATACAGCGTTACATTATCACCAAAGAATGCTGAGGCTCAGGTTGTCAGGGCTTTTCTGGAAAAACATGCGGGCGTAACCGCGTTTCTCTGGAAACCTCCTCATCAAATGAACGCAATCAAGGTATTATGCCGTAAATGGTCATTTTCAGTGGGGGCGCTTAGAACCGATGTTACCGCTGAATTTGAAGAGGTTTTGGCATAAAACTGATTAACGCGGGGTTCACCATGAAAAAAAACATCGCATTTTTTACATTCCTTCTTGGCTTTTGCTTTTCATCATCAGCGGTAACAAATGGAAAAGAAATAACAGCACCTCTCGGACTGAAGTGGGGGATGACTAAAAATGAGATTATTGAAAAAACTGGCGGCATAAAGGAAATAGGATTCAGAGACGGTATTAAGCAATTTTTGGTAAACAATAAAGATAATAAAGTTGATGGATTAGAGTTGTACAGTATTGGTATTGATAAAAAGTACGGACTCACAAGTGTCGAAATGATGTTTTATATAGATAATGATAGTAACGGTAATAAGGCTGTTGAAAAATATAATGTTTTGAAGGAGGTTTTAGTTTCAAAGTACGGTGAGCAATACTCAGATGAGTATCTGTGGCGTAATTATAATAAAGGCTCGATGTCATTTGCAGCATGTATTGGTAATGAGCAATGTGGAAAATATTTTTCATCATTTGAAGATGATATAGGCGGCAATACTGGGTTGATGCTGACTACCGATTCATCTGGTGAAAACGCGAATGTATTCTTATTATATAAATCTCCTGCAATTAAAAAAAATAAAAGAAGAAGCCAAAGCCAGTTCTGAAAGCGAAGTACAGAAAAAAGCGCAAGCATTATCTGATTCGCTATAGCGCCAACGAAACATATCCATGAATAACCCGCTCCGGCGGGTTTTTTATACCTGAAATTCAGTTTTATCCACCTGTGCACCACATGCACACACGCTTTTAAACATCGAACCGATATTTAGGAATGAGCCTTTGAGGGGATCAGTTATAGCTGATGCTGCTTCGATGGGCTGATCTCCTATGTGGCAAAGGTTCATTACCTAAATAAGGAAAGCATCATGATTAAAATCATACCCATGAAGTATGACGAATCCCTGATCCCGTTTAATGGTGATTGCTGGGTGAATGCAACAGTGGCAGCCCGGTATTTTGGAAAGCTTACGAAAGACTGGCTGAGAGCTACATCGACAAAAGAATACATTTCAGAAGTTGGACAAGAGCTTGATATTGAAGCCTATAATTCTAAAGAGGAGATTTCCCCCCTTTTAGTTCGGGTGGAGAAAGGTCGCTATGGGGGCACCTGGATTCACCCGGAACTGGTCATTGAGTTTGCCCGCTGGTTATCACCAAAGTTCGCCCGTGCCTGTGACCGGCATATAAAAAATATGCTGATGGCGCAGAATATGACACTGACGGAAGATCAGGTTATCGGCCTGCTGACATACAAAGACGCCACTGAGTGGGAAAAGCGTTTTCAGGAGCCCTATTATCGCGCACTGTCAAAAATGGCCGGTGTTCCTTACTTTGGTCATGTCGGCGGGTGCCCGTCACTCTTCGGGATGATCACGGCGAAGTGGGTATACGGCGTTGCATTGCCTGATTATGTATACGAATCGGTAAAAGAAAGTCGGTCTGCGCGTGAGAAAATTCACCAGTACCTCAAGGCAGATGCCTTACGGAAAGTTGAAGAGCAAATGGTGGCGGTGACCAATATCGCCAACAGCTCAGCAGACTATAAGGATTTTGATGCCCGGTGTATGGCCGCATTTGATGTTAAAGGGCAGATGCAGCTGCTTTATCCGGTGACGGGAAATAATTCACAGATTACCCGGTTACAGTAGCGGGAGGCGCAATGCAGAACATCTCTCCGGAAATGCGGATTGCAGTTACTGAGCTGGCTTCCGACCCCGAAATTGAACTGTTTGAAATCGACCTTACTCATATCGGCGGTATCCGGTACCGGTTTTATAACGGCATGAATGGTCAGCGAAAGCCGCTTATCTGGCAAAAACAGGTTTATGATCCCTATCCTGTCAGTGGTGAGGGGTTCACCTACAGCGGAAAAGGCCCGTCAGGACGACCGACGATTACACTGTCCAACCTGTTCGGCCTGATCACCGGTATTGTCAGTCAGCTGGATGGGGCCGGTGGCGGTTATGTGATCCGCCGGGTGGTTAAATCCCGGTTCCTCGATGCAGATAACTTTGAGGGCGGAAATCCGGACGCTGATCCGTCACAGGAAATTATCAGCCGCTGGGTTATTGAACAGGTCACCAGTCTGAATAATAAAACAGCTTCCTTCATGCTGGCCGCACCCAGTGAGACAGACGGCGCAATGCTGCCGTGCCGGGTTATTTTGTCGGACGTGTGTCCGTGGGGGTACCGGTCTGCCGAATGTGGTTACGCGGGTCCGCCGGTCGCTGATGAATGGGGTAAACCAACCAGTGACCCGGCAAAGGACAAATGCGGCAAACGACTGCCGGACTGCAAACTCCGCAACAACCAGTCACGTATCGGGGCATTTGTCTCCACTTCCCGTCTCAGCAAATAGCATTTCAGAGGGTTTCCATGATTAAACACGCCATTCTGGCGCACGCTCAGGCGGATGCGCCCCGGGAATCGTGCGGCCTGATTATCCGTAATGAGCAGGGGGAGCAGTATCTGCCGTGCCGGAATCAGTCTCCGGATCCTGAACACCATTTTACTGTCGGGTTTGACGATTTTATCCGTGCCGGTGAGCAGGGCGAGGTTGTGGCTGTGGTTCACAGTCACCCGGGCGGCCAGCCGTATCTGAGTAGTGCAGACAGGACCATGCAGATAAACAGCGGACTGCCGTGGCTGCTGGTCTGTGACGAAAAAATCCACCGCTATGAACCGGTGCCGCCTCTGCTGGGCCGCCAGTTTGTGCACGGCGTGACCGACTGCTACAGCCTGTTCCGGGATGCGTATCACCTGACAGGCATCAACCTGCCGGATTTTGAACGGCATGATGACTGGTGGCGGCACGGTGAAGAACTCTACCTGGACAATATGGAGAGCAACGGTTTTGTCCGGGTGAAAAAAGATATTCAGCCGGGGGATGTGATCCTGTTCTGTTACGCCAGTTCCCGGGCGAATCACGCCGCCGTTTATCTCGGCGCACAGACCATTCTCCACCACATACCCAATCAACTCAGTAAGCGCGAGGCATATAACCCACGATGGCAACGAATGACTCACTCGATCTGGCGTTACCGCCACTGGCAACCTTCCGGCTTTACGGGGATTTGCAACGATTTGGACGCCGTTTTGATCTGAGTGTCAGAACGGCGGCGGAAGGTATCCATGGGCTTCTGCTCCAGCTCCCGCAGCTACGGCAGCGTATCCGTGACGGCTGGTACCAGATACGGATCGCCGGCAGTGATGTTTCCCCGGATGAAATTCACCGGCGTTTTAATGATCCGCTTCCCCGGAATGCGGTCGTTCACATTGTCCCGCGTATCGAAGGGGCTAAGAACGGAGGTGTGTTTCAGTTTATCGCCGGTGCTGCTGTGCTGGCAATCGGATGGTGGAACCCCGGCGGCTGGGCTATCGGTGGTGCGCTGATGTCGGCCGGTGCGGCCATGATGCTGGGCGGTGTGGCACAGATGCTGACACCGGTAGCGAAACAGTCGGATATGTCACGGGGTGAGGAAGAGAAGGGTAATACCTATTTCAGTAACCTCGAAAATACCGTGGCACAGGGCGTGGCCGTACCTGTGGCCTACGGGCGGATTATGTGCGGGTCGCGGGTGATTTCACAGTCCATTGAGATTATGGATGACAGCGACGGTACTAATATTGATGCCGGTAAACACGGCGGGTAAGTGAGGTAACAGATGGGAAAGGGCGGCGGCGGGCAGCGTACACCGTATGAGGCACCGAATGATTTAAGTTCACGGCAGAAAATATCCCTGATTGACCTGATAAGTGAGGGGCCGATTGAGGGGCCGGAAGAAATTAACAATGTGGTGAATGATTTGTCCTGCGTGTATCTGGATGATACGCCTGTCATTGACGGATCCGGAAACAGTACAGTAAACGGACTGACGGCGCAGTGGCGCGCAGGAACACTGGAACAGCCGGGACTATACGGCTTTACTTCATCAGCTAATGAGGAACCGGTTGGTATCGAGGTAAAATACAATGTCCCGGTCACCCGGACAATCACCTCACCGTATATCGACCGCCTGCGGCTGACGTTCGGGACACAGTCCCTGGTGGAATCCAAAGACAACGGCGACAGGGTGGCGACATCGGTGCAACTGGAAATTCAGATCCAGCGTGGCAGTGTCTGGTCAACGGAAAAAGTGGTCACCATCACCGGCAAGCGCAGCAACTCCCCTTACCTGATGGCGGTCATTCTGGATAACTTACCGCCGTCCCCGTTCAGTGTCCGGATGCGCCGGTTAACTCCGGACAGCACCACGGATAAAATTCAGAACAATACGGTCTGGTCGAGTTATTCAGAGCTTATTGATATTAACCAGACTTACCCCGGCTCCGCGGTCGCCGGACTGACATTTGAAAGTGAGCAGTTCGGTAATAAATTCCCGCGCCGTAACTATCTTATTAAGGGCCGTATTATCCAGGTACCGGCCAACTACAACCCGGATACACGGGTGTATTCCGGTATATGGGACGGCACCTTTAAACCTGCATGGTCGGATAACCCTGCGTGGGTGCTGTGGGATCTGCTGACACATCCGCGCTATGGCATGGGGCAGCGCCTGAAAATAGCCGAAGTGGATAAATTCGCGTTGTATATGATCGGGCAGTACTGCGATCAGGAGGTGGATGACGGTTTCGGCGGTAAAGAGCCGCGTGTCCGCTGTAATGCTTATATTACCGATCTGCGTAAAGCCTATGATGTGATCAGTGAGCTGTGTTCCTCAATGCGGATTATGCCGGTGTGGAACGGTCAGGTTCTGACGTTTGTGCAGGACCGCCCGTCTGATTCTGTATGGCCGTACACTAACGCTAACGTTGCTGACGGGGTGTTTGAATACAGCTTCAGTCCGTCAAAGGCGCGACATAACGTGGTTGAGGTTCGCTTCATTGATCCTGATAACGGCTGGAAAACCAGTGTGGAGCAGGTGTCTGATGATGTCTCTGTGGCACAGAACGGCCGGAATGTACTGCGTGTGGATGCTTTCGGCTGCACCAGTCGCGGGCAGGCTCACCGGCACGGATTGTGGATCCTGACGACAGAAAAACTCGAAACGCAGACGGTTGAATTCAGAATTGGTGCGGAAGGATTACGCCATACGCCCGGTGATATTTTCGAGATAGCGGATAACGACTGGGTGGATATGCAGATCGGCGGCCGCATTCTGTCTGCTGACCCGGAAAAGAAAACGCTGCTGCTTGACCGCAACATAGAAAAACCGGCCAAAGGTGATGCGCATGTTATTGTCACCGATGGTTCCGGCCTGCCGAAAACCATCAAAGTGACCGGCTATCCGGCTACGAATCAGATTACCCTCGATGTGATGCCGGAAGGTATACCACAACATTCTGTCTGGACGCTCTCCCTGCCGTCACTGCGCCGCCGGTTATTCCGGGCGGTGTCACTGGCGGATAACAGTGACGGAACCTTTATTGTTACTGCGGTTCAGCATGCGCCGGAAAAAGAAGCCATTGTGGATAAGGGGGCGGTATTTGAACCGAAGCCGGATACACCTCTTGGTGGTTTTATTCCCCCGGTTGAAAATCTTACTGTGGAAATAAGCAGTGATAATGAGGCATGGCAGGCAGCAGCATCATGGAACTCACCCTATGCCCTGCGCGGTGTTGAGTATCTGCTGAAGCTGACCATCGGCGACCGTGTTGCCGGAACGGCGGTAACGAAAGAATCGTTTTACCGGTTCAGTGGTATGCCGCAGGGTAATTATGTGCTGACAGTCACCCCGCAGAATGACAGAGGGCAGAAAGGGGAACCGGCCAGTACATCATTTTCCGTCAATCCGCCGCTGCCACCGTCTTATATTGAAGTTGAACCCGGCTATTTCAGTCTCGGTATTGTTCCGCGTTCCGGCGGACAGAACAGCCTACGGGCGCAATATGAGTTTTGGTTTTCAGATAAACAGGTAGCCGATATCCGCGATGTTGAATCTGTGGCCGCTTATCTGGGTAACGGCACTATGTGGATTGTGCAGGGACGTAATATGAAAGCAGGTCACCGCTATTATGTGTATGTCCGCAGCATAAACGTGGTCGGAAAATCGATATTTGTTGAGGCCAGTGGTATTCCGGAAAGTAATGCCGATGAAATCCTCGACGCTGTGCAAAAAGAGCTCGAAGACTCAGCCATCATCAAAGACCTGCAGTCGCAGGCTGACGATAATTTTGAGGCCATTATCAACAACGCCAACAACGCTTACGGCCAGTGGGGCTACTGGCAGCGCGAAAACGGCGCGATGAAAGCCGAAATTATCGAAGTCCGCAACTACACGATTACGGAAACAACGGCACTTGCGGAGAAACTGGACGCGGTACAGGTTAAAGCAGAAGACGGACTGGCGCTGGCGCAGAACTCCATCCGCGCGCAGTGGGATATGGCATCCGGTCAGGCATCCGTGGTCCACGATATGAAAGTCCGGATCCGTTATAACGGTGAGGATTATTCCGCCGGTATGGTGATCGGGGCTGAGCTGAAAGGTGGTCAGGTGAACACCCTTATCGGTTTTAACGCTCAGCAGTTTGCGTTTTATAATCCGGTGAAAAAATCGATGGACATGTTCATGTACATGAAGGACGGACAGGTCTTTATGCGTGAGGCGTTCATTAATCAGGCATGGCTCAACAGCGTGGTTGTTACTGACAAAATGCAGTCAGAAAATTATGTGCCGGGTAAAACAGGCTTCCTTATTGATGCCAAAGGCGGGAATGCAGAATTTAACAGTGCGACATTTCGCGGAAACCTCGATATCCGCAGCGCGGCATCAGGTGGCCGGATGGAAATTAATAACGCAAAGATAGATGTTTTTGATGAAAACAATGTGTTGCGGGTCAGGATCGGGAGGTTGTCTTGAGTCGGTACGGTATTTATGTTCAGCCTGAAACCGGGTCAAAGCCTTTTTATCTGGATGATGAGCAGTGTCAGCCACTTGCGAAACTGGGGCAGTTTAAATTTTATTTCCCCTATGAATCTGCAAAATTAAACAGAGTGGAGCCACCCGGCGTGTGGGAATACATCCGTGACCGCAAAGCATGGCGTGCTGTGGTTCCGAGTATGTCAGACTATAACTGTTTTATTGTGGTGAAAAAAGGGGCGCACGCGGCGAGAACAAACGGTATGACAGGAGTAATTCAGTTATGGACAGACAGACTATGGCTGGAAGAACCATACATATACGTTT is a genomic window containing:
- a CDS encoding phage tail assembly protein T, coding for MLADMTATELGDWYTYFGVTPFTYQLIDLEFAALSNTVVSLVGGSKDLSLNDFLLLKHSEETGETDDSLLMTAGEGIAGGVRYEPADS
- a CDS encoding phage tail tape measure protein — translated: MSQQIADLVINLSADSTTFTEQVGRVERQLLQAAASADASAERMRKFAEGQSAAVNQAANSTQATLKTLDESQIFSADKFVQKWKAAAREIDSMHRRMNEQINNSRQKDSAGRDLARQQDAMTESFFRQIDAVKKTGSGLEQLAVIQTKLNQAQRAGTISQQDYLTLISSVTQRTTELRRADENLTQQKTRFIQRLKEQVATQNLSRKEMLRYQAAQLGVSSSADIYINKLRDSNKETEKFKNNSKLLSNGLNSLASQFGMSGLLRGGIWGGIISGIVGAGKAAYDAESEFTNFNKQLILTGNYANKTASQLNEMARTLSGGGITRHKMAETLSEVVGTGLFRDNELTRVSKAAAQMNYITGQSVETTISQFKRLQDEPLQASLELEKANHHLTAAQLEQIRTLELQGDKTAAARLAVDAYAQAINDGATDISNNLGYLESAWVTLRDAAGKAWDTMLGLGRKQTLDEEIRDIEDSLKRMSDSPWSVNSSVNSEHLKSKLSSLKEQKFKEDLDKARAQADKNNEQIEVNRIRIRQENFLKNATWEEKQKADLAKLEKDRWALSEDEYENAKRMIAWRNRPRDKPRERKGKGYQVGEGTKAEEQAIKEQVALESKLRVLKEHKSVTDVISAERKKLWEMEAQIAITEEARGKRQLTKQEQALLANKAAVLAQHEKLALLGDEVVAQERLNKLQDQADKYVKQQTEKQNAIRDAIGKSSREAQQALERSQILSAHQDNPRLNDMLESQAATYAAEEEKRANWLAGAQTAWGDYRDAALDSNAQIQNATMAALNGFSTELTSVLTTGKANFREFTTSILKMLTEIFVKKSIVMGMDAMGFNFTANANGGVYNSPSLSAYSGQVVRTPTMFAFAHGAGVMGEAGPEGIFPLRRGVDGKLGVVAKLAGGGGEPLIQNNYFTINNDGSNGQMGPQATQQILKLVEQKTKQVLASERRPGGAMG
- a CDS encoding phage tail protein; its protein translation is MEIFTWKVKPGMNIESEPRVRSVRFGDGYEQRRPDGFNTNLEKYSVTLSPKNAEAQVVRAFLEKHAGVTAFLWKPPHQMNAIKVLCRKWSFSVGALRTDVTAEFEEVLA
- a CDS encoding KilA-N domain-containing protein → MIKIIPMKYDESLIPFNGDCWVNATVAARYFGKLTKDWLRATSTKEYISEVGQELDIEAYNSKEEISPLLVRVEKGRYGGTWIHPELVIEFARWLSPKFARACDRHIKNMLMAQNMTLTEDQVIGLLTYKDATEWEKRFQEPYYRALSKMAGVPYFGHVGGCPSLFGMITAKWVYGVALPDYVYESVKESRSAREKIHQYLKADALRKVEEQMVAVTNIANSSADYKDFDARCMAAFDVKGQMQLLYPVTGNNSQITRLQ
- a CDS encoding phage minor tail protein L codes for the protein MQNISPEMRIAVTELASDPEIELFEIDLTHIGGIRYRFYNGMNGQRKPLIWQKQVYDPYPVSGEGFTYSGKGPSGRPTITLSNLFGLITGIVSQLDGAGGGYVIRRVVKSRFLDADNFEGGNPDADPSQEIISRWVIEQVTSLNNKTASFMLAAPSETDGAMLPCRVILSDVCPWGYRSAECGYAGPPVADEWGKPTSDPAKDKCGKRLPDCKLRNNQSRIGAFVSTSRLSK
- a CDS encoding C40 family peptidase produces the protein MIKHAILAHAQADAPRESCGLIIRNEQGEQYLPCRNQSPDPEHHFTVGFDDFIRAGEQGEVVAVVHSHPGGQPYLSSADRTMQINSGLPWLLVCDEKIHRYEPVPPLLGRQFVHGVTDCYSLFRDAYHLTGINLPDFERHDDWWRHGEELYLDNMESNGFVRVKKDIQPGDVILFCYASSRANHAAVYLGAQTILHHIPNQLSKREAYNPRWQRMTHSIWRYRHWQPSGFTGICNDLDAVLI
- a CDS encoding tail assembly protein, which translates into the protein MATNDSLDLALPPLATFRLYGDLQRFGRRFDLSVRTAAEGIHGLLLQLPQLRQRIRDGWYQIRIAGSDVSPDEIHRRFNDPLPRNAVVHIVPRIEGAKNGGVFQFIAGAAVLAIGWWNPGGWAIGGALMSAGAAMMLGGVAQMLTPVAKQSDMSRGEEEKGNTYFSNLENTVAQGVAVPVAYGRIMCGSRVISQSIEIMDDSDGTNIDAGKHGG
- a CDS encoding host specificity protein J translates to MGKGGGGQRTPYEAPNDLSSRQKISLIDLISEGPIEGPEEINNVVNDLSCVYLDDTPVIDGSGNSTVNGLTAQWRAGTLEQPGLYGFTSSANEEPVGIEVKYNVPVTRTITSPYIDRLRLTFGTQSLVESKDNGDRVATSVQLEIQIQRGSVWSTEKVVTITGKRSNSPYLMAVILDNLPPSPFSVRMRRLTPDSTTDKIQNNTVWSSYSELIDINQTYPGSAVAGLTFESEQFGNKFPRRNYLIKGRIIQVPANYNPDTRVYSGIWDGTFKPAWSDNPAWVLWDLLTHPRYGMGQRLKIAEVDKFALYMIGQYCDQEVDDGFGGKEPRVRCNAYITDLRKAYDVISELCSSMRIMPVWNGQVLTFVQDRPSDSVWPYTNANVADGVFEYSFSPSKARHNVVEVRFIDPDNGWKTSVEQVSDDVSVAQNGRNVLRVDAFGCTSRGQAHRHGLWILTTEKLETQTVEFRIGAEGLRHTPGDIFEIADNDWVDMQIGGRILSADPEKKTLLLDRNIEKPAKGDAHVIVTDGSGLPKTIKVTGYPATNQITLDVMPEGIPQHSVWTLSLPSLRRRLFRAVSLADNSDGTFIVTAVQHAPEKEAIVDKGAVFEPKPDTPLGGFIPPVENLTVEISSDNEAWQAAASWNSPYALRGVEYLLKLTIGDRVAGTAVTKESFYRFSGMPQGNYVLTVTPQNDRGQKGEPASTSFSVNPPLPPSYIEVEPGYFSLGIVPRSGGQNSLRAQYEFWFSDKQVADIRDVESVAAYLGNGTMWIVQGRNMKAGHRYYVYVRSINVVGKSIFVEASGIPESNADEILDAVQKELEDSAIIKDLQSQADDNFEAIINNANNAYGQWGYWQRENGAMKAEIIEVRNYTITETTALAEKLDAVQVKAEDGLALAQNSIRAQWDMASGQASVVHDMKVRIRYNGEDYSAGMVIGAELKGGQVNTLIGFNAQQFAFYNPVKKSMDMFMYMKDGQVFMREAFINQAWLNSVVVTDKMQSENYVPGKTGFLIDAKGGNAEFNSATFRGNLDIRSAASGGRMEINNAKIDVFDENNVLRVRIGRLS